The following is a genomic window from Anopheles aquasalis chromosome 3, idAnoAquaMG_Q_19, whole genome shotgun sequence.
GTATCTCCGGGCTGATCTACGAGGAAACGCGTGGTGTGCTGAAGGTGTTCCTCGAGAACGTGATCCGCGATGCCGTCACCTACACGGAACACGCCAAGCGCAAGACCGTCACGGCCATGGATGTGGTGTACGCTCTGAAGCGCCAGGGCCGCACTCTCTACGGTTTCGGAGGCTAAGCACTTTCTTCAAGATCGCTCgcatcctcaccatcatcaaacaaacggTCCTTTTCAGGACCACCAAAAATGTCTCGGAAAGAGTTGCTGTTGAAtgttcttttttccccctgaGCGCGTACCTGAGAAAGGTGCATACCCCCAGTTGCATTGCCTACTGCATTTGTAGATGTGTAGCTAGATCGTTCTTAGCAGGTAAAGCGCCGCCTTAGGACGCTTCGACCCGTTTCCCAGGTAATCGACCGACCGGGTGCGGTGTGCTAGAATTTGGGCGCCAACATTGGCTTGGGTTTTCTCTCATACAAAAACATCTGCCTCAAAACTATGCTGCTCTCGCTCACGCATACATTAttacacgcgcacgcacgcacgcacgcacgcacgcatggcTTTCTTGACAGCTGGCATCGCTTGCTTGCATTGAAAACCATGAAGCGTCGCTTCGGTTGCCCGGAGAATTGATATTCATTAAAAAGGCATTCgcattatgtttgtttgaaatcCATTTGCAAGGAATTTACGACGAAAATCACTCGGGCTTCGAAGAACtcgcgtgttttgttttctaattttgttttatgtttgttatGAGTTTTGATCATGGATCGAGATCGATAGAGAACTGGTCAGCGCTGGCGCGTCTGATTATCAGTAATAGGATGttttcaatggttttaatGCTTCAATTGTGCGCGGTGGAGGAATCTTCTGTGGCAAGGCAAGCCCCGTCTGAGTAAATAATGattcaattgttttaaatgtcTGGTCGATTTTCGTTCATCGTCGTTAGTAAGATACATTTAAcgcaaaagagaagagaagagtgttCTTTTCGTAGATGAATGTTGTCGCCCTGAAAAGGACGGTTTGTGGATGGTCTCTGTTGGCAGATCAGCGTGAAGAATGATGAGCTTAGGCCTTCTTCTCGGTCTTCttgggcagcagcacggccTGGATGTTGGGCAGAACACCACCCTGGGCGATGGTCACACCCGACAGCAGCTTGTTCAACTCCTCGTCGTTACGGATGGCCAGCTGCAGATGACGCGGGATGATACGCGTCTTCTTGTTGTCACGGGCGGCGTTACCGGCCAACTCGAGCACTTCAGCAGCCAGGTACTCCATCACGGCCGCCAGATAGACCGGAGCTCCAGCACCGACACGCTCGGCATAGTTGCCTTTGCGCAGCAGACGATGAATACGGCCGACCGGGAACTGCAGACCAGCACGGTTGGAACGGGACTTTGCCTTTCCCTTcacctttcctccctttccgcgTCCAGACATTTTCGGTTAGTTGTCCTTACAGGCTTTtcaacgatcgaacgatgatgTGCTTCTCTTGCGAGTGTTCACGGGGGTTTGAGAGCAAATTACGCCGTTCCGCCGTTTATATGCGCGCCGAGTGCCACGAGTCGCTGTCAAAATGCGTTCCATTTGAGCGCCGCCGTCCGAATATAAGCTGAGTTACCTCGTAAGCACCACTCATTCAGTCACAAGCAGTGAAAGCGACAACATCAATCGTACCAAAATGGCACCGAAAACCAGTGGCAAGGCAGCGAAGAAGTCCGGAAAGGCGCAGAAGAACATCTCCAAGtcggacaagaagaagaagaagcgtacCCGCAAGGAGAGCTACGCTATCTACATCTACAAGGTCCTGAAGCAGGTCCACCCGGACACTGGCATCTCCTCGAAGGCGATGAGCATCATGAACAGCTTCGTGAACGACATCTTCGAGCGCATCGCCGCCGAAGCGTCCCGTCTGGCGCACTACAACAAGCGCTCGACGATCACGTCCCGCGAAATCCAGACCGCtgtccgtctgctgctgcctggtgaGTTGGCCAAGCACGCCGTTTCCGAGGGAACGAAGGCCGTCACCAAGTACACCAGCTCGAAGTAATTCTGCCGATCCCCCGGACTACGGACTCATTCGCCGCATCGCATCCCCCCAATCCAAAACGGTCCTTTTCAGGACCATCAAATATGTCATCAAAAAGAGTATCATTCCCAGAATTCCCACCCTCCTTGATCGTTGAATCGCTTTTAGCACCCAAGCATCGACGAGAATTGTTTCAACATTGCCGCGGAAAGCGCGCGCAGCTTGCGCGTCCCTCTCCTCCAGCTGCTTCTCATACGCGCAGCATAAGCAACGCGAGAATTCttactcacacacatacacatacaacaTGACGCCACGCTATGCTAGAATGCCAGAACAGCGCATGCTAGGGCCGTGGTGAAGAAAATGATTCAAGAGACCGATGTTCTAGTGATGTATTCCTGTAAAGCATATTTTTCATATTCAAAAGGAGTATAACGCTGGGTAGCGgcaaatagcaacagcagatgcGCTTGCATTCGCGCGTCTTCACGGGCGTTCAAAGAACCGcgctcacgcacacatatgCTCTACATCAAAGCAAGCCGTTCTCGAAatgtgtgaaagagagagagaacgcatGATATGCGCGGCGTTCTTGGATGCCAGCATAAACCAAACaggcgtttgtttttcttatgAATCCAACGGCATGCCGTTTCCTAACCATTATTTAGACAACCCCTTGCTCAATAGACGCTCGCTTGCTGCTAAACGAACTTTGCGAGAagagattttatgaaatgattttgtttaacatatgccattcatttcatgTTGTTACATATGTTACTGGGTTACGAGGATTGTGCTTGGCAACCACCGCCTACGTAGCCGTTAGCAACAGAACATATTCCATGATGGGGGTACACAAAAGCAAGAAGGCACTCTTTTGAGGGAAATATTTGGTGGTCCTGAAAAGGACCGTTTTTCGGGGTGGTTGGGGACCGACTGATGGCAGTTTAAGCACGCTCTCCACGGATGCGGCGGGCAAGCTGAATGTCCTTCGGCATGATGGTGACACGCTTGGCGTGGATCGCGCACAGATTGGTGTCCTCGAACAGACCGACCAAGTAGGCCTCGCTGGCTTCCTGCAGGGCCATCACAGCCGAGCTCTGGAAGCGGAGATCGGTCTTGAAGTCCTGGGCAATCTCACGAACCAGCCGctggaatggcagcttgcGGATCAGCAGCTCGGTCGACTTCTGGTAACGACGGATTTCACGGAGAGCCACCGTTCCCGGACGGTAACGATGCGGCTTCTTCACTCCACCAGTGGCCGGCGCACTCTTACGAGCGGCCTTCGTGGCCAGCTGCTTGCGCGGAGCCTTTCCTCCGGTCGATTTACGCGCGGTCTGCTTGGTACGGGCCATTCTAACTTCGTAGCGTAGCGATGCTTCTTCTCTGATGGCGTCTGAAAACGGGAATAACATCGGTCTCGCCTGTCGCCCCTCTATTTATAATCGCTCCcatcgcgcgcacacactcccaTACTCACGCATTCGCTCAGTGGTGtgctctcacgcacacacgggtAGCGCAAGAGCGTATAAAAAGGGCGAGATGCGTGTGAGGATCTGTGAAACGCAAAAGTGTCCTCTGCGAGAGAGCATCGTCACGTTCGTTCTAACGGTTgtaagcaaagcaaagaagcagcagcagcagaatgactGGCcgcggaaagggaggaaagggcTTGGGCAAAGGAGGAGCCAAGCGTCATCGTAAAGTGCTGCGCGATAACATCCAGGGCATCACCAAGCCAGCCATCCGTCGTCTGGCTCGCCGTGGCGGTGTGAAGCGTATCTCCGGGCTGATCTACGAGGAAACGCGTGGTGTGCTGAAGGTGTTCCTCGAGAACGTGATCCGCGATGCCGTCACCTACACGGAACACGCCAAGCGCAAGACCGTCACGGCCATGGATGTGGTGTACGCTCTGAAGCGCCAGGGCCGCACTCTCTACGGTTTCGGAGGCTAAGCACTTTCTTCAAGATCGCTCgcatcctcaccatcatcaaacaaacggTCCTTTTCAGGACCACCAAAAATGTCTCGGAAAGAGTTGCTGTTGAATGTTCTTTGTTCCCCCTGAGCGCGTACCTGAGAAAGGTGCATACCCCCAGTTGCATTGCCTACTGCATTTGTAGATGTGTAGCTAGATCGTTCTTAGCAGGTAAAGCGCCGCCTTAGGACGCTTCGACCCGTTTCCCAGGTAATCGACCGACCGGGTGCGGTGTGCTTGAATTTGGGCGCCAATATTGGCTTGGGTTTTCTCATACAAAACATCAGCCTCAAAACTATGCTGCTCTCGCTCACGCATACATTaatacacgcgcacgcacgcacgcacgcatggcTTTCTTGACAGCTGGCATCGCTTGCTTGCATTGAAAACCATGAAGCGTCGCTTCGGTTGCCCGGAGAAATAGTAATTTAACTAAAAAGAAATTAGCATTATATATTTTTGCTATCTACCTTTTTTCGCGGAAAATCAAATTTGCGTCCAGCTATATATTGATGTGcgtgttttcctttcaaagTTGTGTACGGCGTAGTGCAACTCTTTGTATTCGTGTGTGAGTGAGCGTTGCGTACATGCCCTTGTGCACGATCgttttttctcgctcctccTTTTTCGGTCTTTCGTGTTGCAGCAGGCGGCGAGTCAAGACGTGTTTTGTGTGGCTCAGAGCATCTTTGGTTTTCTCTAGTTCTgtgaaaatatgattttctGTAGAGTTATTGTACTAGGTTGAATTTGAAAGATTGTGTGGCTGGGCGTGAAAATTGTTTGAAGATATTTTGCTCACTAATAATTTGTGTGTTACATCAGTAATCCTGGAATAGCATGTATCGCTTAGCTTTTTCCGCTGGATCCTCATGGTTGGTGTAGGTGAGAAAAATGGCGGAGCAATTGCGGCCTGCGCGAGTAGAACAAATTTCAGACCACTCTGTGAATTGAGCGAAATGGCCGACATCACCACGAAACATGTGCTTTTTGCCGAGCGAGAGTTCttttggaatgcatttttcttGTTTACTGCTTCAAAGCGATCTGTAGGTAGGTGCTTCTGAAAATTAGTTTCACCGTAGTAGTTTTTGAATTAGTTTCACCGTAGAGAAGAGCCATCTTTATCGTGAAACGAATAAGCTTATTATTTCGGAAAGAAGTTTCTAGAAGCAGCGGCGCTCGATCCGCAGAAAAAtgtacgttttttttttatcgggaGCGACgtcggtggcatcggtttgGTGGTTCCATCATCTCATTCAGTTGGCGTGCAGAAATATTAAGTCGTGGCTTTCTTCGTTTCAAGCGTGGTTAAATCGTGGTATGTTTGGTACTTTATGAGCTCATTTTCTTTACTATTGTTTTTTAGAGACAGTTTCTATTTGGCATAATTTTGTGATCTACTGTTCTGGCGTTCTGGCATATGTGATCTACTGTACTGGACATGTCTAGTCAGGGATGTTGCATCGATTGTTACCCCGGTATGAGCAATACCGGCCCCTTTGGTTGGTGGTCATCATCACTCTTCTGTGTAGCCGTACCCATGCgtttttgccaatttttcgCAATTTGGTTTTAATATGATTTTAGTGCGTCATGtggatggttttgtttgtatGGTTGGTTGAAATGATTCAGCCAGACCATCTATTCTAATGTTGAAGTTTCAGAATGGTTACTGCAGCGTTATTTCGGGGGCTTTGGGTGTTTGTTTCGAAGATATCAGAACTATGTCGTCTGTTTATACAAACGTTTTTATATTAGATGGTATGGAATGTTGCAGAGATTGCCAACTTGTTGgcttgaacaacaacaacaacatttcgAGGATGTGTGTCTGAAGTGATATATCCTTTGATTACTTTGAAGCTTCTCTCTGGTGGATGGC
Proteins encoded in this region:
- the LOC126574675 gene encoding uncharacterized protein LOC126574675, translated to MARTKQTARKSTGGKAPRKQLATKAARKSAPATGGVKKPHRYRPGTVALREIRRYQKSTELLIRKLPFQRLVREIAQDFKTDLRFQSSAVMALQEASEAYLVGLFEDTNLCAIHAKRVTIMPKDIQLARRIRGERGGKVKGKAKSRSNRAGLQFPVGRIHRLLRKGNYAERVGAGAPVYLAAVMEYLAAEVLELAGNAARDNKKTRIIPRHLQLAIRNDEELNKLLSDALREEASLRYEVRMARTKQTARKSTGGKAPRKQLATKAARKSAPATGGVKKPHRYRPGTVALREIRRYQKSTELLIRKLPFQRLVREIAQDFKTDLRFQSSAVMALQEASEAYLVGLFEDTNLCAIHAKRVTIMPKDIQLARRIRGERA
- the LOC126574540 gene encoding histone H4 codes for the protein MTGRGKGGKGLGKGGAKRHRKVLRDNIQGITKPAIRRLARRGGVKRISGLIYEETRGVLKVFLENVIRDAVTYTEHAKRKTVTAMDVVYALKRQGRTLYGFGG
- the LOC126574541 gene encoding histone H4; amino-acid sequence: MTGRGKGGKGLGKGGAKRHRKVLRDNIQGITKPAIRRLARRGGVKRISGLIYEETRGVLKVFLENVIRDAVTYTEHAKRKTVTAMDVVYALKRQGRTLYGFGG
- the LOC126574536 gene encoding histone H2A is translated as MSGRGKGGKVKGKAKSRSNRAGLQFPVGRIHRLLRKGNYAERVGAGAPVYLAAVMEYLAAEVLELAGNAARDNKKTRIIPRHLQLAIRNDEELNKLLSGVTIAQGGVLPNIQAVLLPKKTEKKA
- the LOC126574531 gene encoding histone H2B; the protein is MAPKTSGKAAKKSGKAQKNISKSDKKKKKRTRKESYAIYIYKVLKQVHPDTGISSKAMSIMNSFVNDIFERIAAEASRLAHYNKRSTITSREIQTAVRLLLPGELAKHAVSEGTKAVTKYTSSK